From one Rattus norvegicus strain BN/NHsdMcwi chromosome 7, GRCr8, whole genome shotgun sequence genomic stretch:
- the Casp14 gene encoding caspase-14 isoform X1, with protein sequence MDSETINPQPLQEERYDMSGARLALTLCVTKAREGSEVDMDALERMFQYLKFESTMKRDPTAQQFLDDMDEFQQTIENWKEPVSCAFVVLMAHGEEGFLKGEDGNMVRLEDLFEVLNNKNCKALRGKPKVYIIQACRGEHRDPGEELPGDELAVIKKKNPPTIPTYTDMIHIYSTVEGFLSYRHDQKGSGFIQTLTDVFIHKKGSITELLEEITRLMANTEVMQEGKPRKVNPEIQSTLRKKLYLQ encoded by the exons ATGGACTCAGAGACGATTAATCCCCAGCCCTTGCAGGAG gagagaTACGATATGTCGGGTGCCCGCCTGGCCCTGACGCTGTGTGTCACCAAAGCCCGGGAGGGTTCTGAGGTAGATATGGATGCCCTAGAACGCATGTTCCAGTACCTAAAATTTGAAAGCACCATGAAGAGGGATCCTACTGCTCAG CAATTTCTGGATGATATGGATGAATTTCAGCAGACCATAGAGAATTGGAAAGAGCCTGTCAGCTGTGCCTTCGTGGTACTCATGGCACACGGCGAGGAAGGCTTCCTCAAGGGAGAAGACGGGAATATGGTCAGACTGGAAGACCTTTTTGAGGTCTTGAACAACAAGAACTGCAAGGCCCTGAGAGGCAAGCCAAAAGTGTATATCATCCAGGCCTGCAGAGGAG AGCACAGAGACCCCGGTGAGGAACTACCTGGAGATGAACTTGCTGTGATCAAGAAGAAAAACCCCCCAACTATCCCAACATATACGGATATGATCCATATCTACTCCACGGTAGAGG GGTTCCTCTCCTATAGACATGACCAGAAAGGCTCTGGCTTCATCCAGACCCTGACGGATGTGTTCATTCATAAAAAAGGATCCATCACAGAGCTGTTAGAAGAG ATCACCCGACTTatggcaaacacagaggtgatGCAGGAGGGAAAACCAAGGAAAGTGAACCCCGAAATCCAAAGCACCCTCCGGAAGAAGCTCTATCTGCAATAA